The DNA window AAGTGTTGTTCAGGAGTTTGTGCTCCATACATTTCCTTAATTTTATCGGTGTAGCTTCCAAAACGTCCTCTTGGAAGGTCTCTTACATCCGTATGATGATCATAAACCTTGTCAATTTTTTCATTGGAATAACTGTCCCAGGCTGCGAAAACCAATACATGAGAAGAATCTCTCATCACTTCAGGATTTAAAGCACCTGCTACCATTTTCTCTTTCAGTTCCTGATTTTCAACCACGATAATACGGAATGGTTGCAGTCCTGATGAGGTAGGAGCCAATCTTGCTGCTTCTAAGATAGTATGCAAATCGGCTTCTGA is part of the Chryseobacterium lactis genome and encodes:
- a CDS encoding NAD(P)H-dependent oxidoreductase, with protein sequence MSLLENLNWRHAVKAYDPAKKISEADLHTILEAARLAPTSSGLQPFRIIVVENQELKEKMVAGALNPEVMRDSSHVLVFAAWDSYSNEKIDKVYDHHTDVRDLPRGRFGSYTDKIKEMYGAQTPEQHFAHTARQTYIALGIALAQAAELKIDSTPAEGFNNQVVDEVLGLKELGLKSVSLLYLGYRDEANDWLSSMKKVRIPMEEFIIKK